The following are from one region of the Populus trichocarpa isolate Nisqually-1 chromosome 8, P.trichocarpa_v4.1, whole genome shotgun sequence genome:
- the LOC7473430 gene encoding early light-induced protein 1, chloroplastic produces MATSTVMQTVLASPVASSLVKNRSRVSNLFSATYVPRLRGSAGKRLQCKAELDEQNMSAEPSPPPKPKVSTKFADVLAFSGPAPERINGRLAMIGFVAAMAVELSKGQDLFSQISNGGVSWFVGTSILLSVASLIPLFKGVSAESKSEGVMTSDAEMWNGRFAMLGLVALACTEYVSGGTLL; encoded by the exons ATGGCCACATCAACAGTCATGCAGACCGtccttgcatctccagtggccAGTAGTCTGGTGAAAAACCGGTCTCGAGTGAGCAACTTGTTTTCTGCTACGTATGTGCCACGACTACGTGGCAGTGCTGGCAAACGGTTGCAGTGCAAGGCCGAGCTG GATGAGCAGAATATGTCAGCAGAGCCAAGTCCTCCTCCTAAGCCAAAG GTCAGCACAAAATTCGCTGATGTGTTGGCATTTAGCGGACCCGCACCAGAGAGGATCAATGGCAGGCTTGCCATGATAGGCTTTGTCGCTGCAATGGCAGTGGAACTGTCCAAGGGCCAAGACCTTTTTTCTCAGATATCTAACGGTGGAGTCTCGTGGTTCGTCGGAACAAGTATTCTGCTCTCTGTCGCGTCTTTGATCCCACTATTCAAAGGGGTCAGCGCGGAATCCAAGTCAGAGGGCGTCATGACATCTGATGCTGAGATGTGGAACGGTAGATTTGCCATGTTGGGTTTGGTTGCGCTGGCCTGCACCGAGTATGTCTCGGGTGGAACCCTTCTATAG